The Aerosakkonema funiforme FACHB-1375 genome has a window encoding:
- a CDS encoding GumC family protein encodes MESRQYTEDIDLKKYWLILRRRWLPSGLVFVLVVTLATAAALIKKPNYEAAGRLLFKKKNTTSSLVTEAGEKIGQLDTLNMMNTPVDTEAQVLLSMPIIQKTIESLNLKDAQGKFIPPAAFLVGVGVKPIKGTDVLQVTYKSRDPKQAADAVNQLMNAYVEMNILTNRAEAAAAREFIAKELPKVLATVRQAEAALRKYREQNNIVALQQEAIMAVDAITGIDRQLTTAQAQLADATARASEIQKKINLTSQQAVNLSSASQSTGVQQTLEELQKVEAQLTLERTRFQETHPLIIDLVDKRNSLKALLQQRVGETLGKDVPVSNGNLQLGDVKQKLTEDLVTTEAERLGLLNQVTSLSRARTAYQQRASVIPKLQQGEKDLERQVEAAQASYQILLKNYQEVQIAENQNVGNARVIEYASIPGMPADDKRKLIIAAGIVAGAMLYVVTAFLFDLADPSLKTAKEVREIFKYTVLGMIPSFKKKMRFRFGKHDPIVPPLPVQDSPHSIISETYRMLQANLKFLSPDRPLKVIVVTSSVSKEGKSTVSANLATAMAQLGRRVLLIDGDLHHPIQHHIWDLTNVAGLSDVIVGQADVKMAVKSVMDNLDVLPSGVIPPNPLALLDSQRMTSLIADFSTDYNFVIIDTPPLVLVPDALSLGKLSDGVLVVVRPGVLDAVSAAAAKSFLVQSGQNILGLVVNGVIIENEPDSYFHHARAYYQESTTSKVPASRSENVSSRS; translated from the coding sequence ATGGAATCTAGACAATACACCGAAGACATAGATCTTAAAAAATACTGGCTTATCCTCAGACGCCGCTGGTTGCCATCAGGGCTGGTATTTGTGCTTGTTGTTACACTCGCTACCGCAGCTGCTTTGATTAAAAAGCCTAATTACGAAGCCGCAGGAAGGCTTTTATTTAAAAAGAAAAATACGACTTCTTCCCTAGTAACCGAGGCGGGAGAAAAAATCGGACAATTGGATACTCTAAACATGATGAATACACCTGTGGACACAGAAGCCCAGGTACTTCTTTCGATGCCAATTATCCAAAAGACGATCGAGTCGCTCAACCTCAAAGATGCACAAGGTAAATTTATACCGCCAGCAGCCTTTTTAGTAGGGGTGGGTGTGAAACCAATTAAGGGAACTGATGTTTTGCAGGTTACCTATAAAAGCAGAGATCCCAAGCAAGCCGCAGATGCAGTTAACCAACTGATGAATGCCTACGTAGAGATGAATATACTCACAAACCGAGCTGAGGCGGCGGCGGCGAGGGAGTTTATTGCCAAGGAGTTACCGAAAGTTCTCGCTACCGTTCGTCAAGCAGAAGCAGCTTTACGCAAATATAGAGAACAAAACAACATTGTGGCTTTGCAACAAGAAGCTATTATGGCTGTGGACGCTATCACCGGTATAGACAGACAACTTACCACAGCTCAGGCTCAGCTTGCAGATGCAACGGCGCGAGCTTCGGAAATTCAGAAAAAGATTAATTTGACTTCTCAGCAAGCTGTAAATCTCAGCTCTGCGAGTCAGTCTACGGGAGTTCAGCAGACATTAGAAGAACTCCAAAAAGTGGAAGCTCAGCTGACTCTGGAGCGCACTCGCTTTCAGGAAACGCACCCTCTGATAATTGATTTGGTTGATAAGAGAAATTCCCTCAAAGCTCTGCTACAGCAACGGGTAGGAGAAACTCTAGGCAAAGACGTACCAGTATCCAACGGGAATTTACAATTAGGCGATGTTAAACAAAAACTGACTGAAGATCTTGTCACTACAGAAGCGGAACGTTTGGGTTTGCTCAATCAAGTAACTAGCCTCAGTCGCGCCAGAACTGCTTACCAACAACGAGCTAGTGTTATACCCAAATTGCAACAGGGGGAAAAGGATCTAGAACGGCAAGTAGAAGCGGCTCAAGCTAGCTATCAGATTCTGTTAAAGAATTACCAAGAAGTACAAATTGCGGAAAATCAAAATGTCGGTAATGCTCGCGTGATTGAATACGCTAGCATTCCTGGAATGCCTGCTGATGATAAGAGAAAATTAATTATAGCTGCGGGAATTGTGGCAGGCGCAATGCTTTATGTAGTTACTGCTTTCCTTTTCGATTTGGCAGATCCATCGCTGAAAACTGCGAAAGAGGTGCGGGAAATATTCAAATATACCGTGCTGGGAATGATTCCTTCTTTTAAGAAGAAAATGCGGTTTCGCTTTGGCAAACACGATCCGATCGTACCGCCACTTCCGGTTCAAGACTCTCCTCATTCCATTATCAGCGAAACTTACCGAATGCTTCAGGCTAACCTGAAGTTTCTCAGTCCCGATCGCCCTTTGAAAGTTATTGTAGTCACAAGTTCTGTTTCCAAAGAAGGGAAATCCACAGTTTCGGCTAATTTGGCGACAGCAATGGCGCAATTGGGACGCCGGGTGTTGTTGATCGATGGGGATCTGCATCATCCCATCCAACATCACATTTGGGATTTAACTAATGTGGCGGGATTGAGCGATGTAATTGTCGGTCAAGCTGATGTGAAAATGGCTGTAAAATCGGTGATGGATAACCTCGATGTGCTGCCATCTGGAGTCATACCTCCCAATCCCTTGGCACTTCTGGATTCTCAGCGGATGACTTCTTTAATTGCGGATTTTTCCACGGATTATAATTTCGTAATTATCGATACGCCTCCCCTGGTACTTGTGCCGGACGCTCTCAGTTTGGGTAAATTGAGCGATGGTGTTTTAGTCGTAGTTCGTCCGGGTGTTTTGGATGCTGTGAGCGCTGCTGCTGCTAAGAGTTTTTTGGTGCAATCGGGTCAGAATATTCTCGGTTTAGTAGTCAATGGCGTGATTATCGAAAACGAACCGGACAGTTACTTCCACCACGCACGAGCATACTATCAGGAGTCTACCACCTCGAAAGTGCCTGCGTCGAGAAGTGAGAACGTTAGTTCGCGATCGTAA
- a CDS encoding glycosyltransferase family 4 protein, with protein sequence MEIKKVLVSGDALFLERYQLLFKAMSPHVDRLEYLAQGNLTQTRRSQKIKNLLPKFLLKPAEKFFRKNQQTFIKKSQETEQKIREFEFRPDLVFHLFALYCPFWDKFDIPYAMYLDYTMALAAKNWSAWAPFSNAKELDFWLDCERLAYARAYHILTMSNVVKTSLIEDYSIEPQKITVVGASANFPEPYKGEKSFGSKRILFNGSDFERKGGDLLLAAFKKVKQALPDAKLTIVGKKMSIDRDGIENPGHVSSRSDMRDLFLNTDLVVSPAYCDPFPVFLLEAMNYGVPCIVSAQDGMPEIVDNEVNGVVIPQPTPEVLAERIMALLSDNYMLVSMSEKARDKMKNCMNWNHIANKILQVLKNCEASQ encoded by the coding sequence ATGGAAATTAAAAAGGTTTTAGTTAGTGGAGATGCCTTGTTTTTAGAGCGCTATCAGCTTCTATTCAAAGCGATGTCTCCCCATGTCGATCGCTTGGAGTATCTAGCGCAAGGTAATTTAACCCAAACTAGGCGATCGCAAAAAATCAAAAACTTATTACCTAAGTTTCTCCTCAAGCCAGCCGAGAAGTTTTTTCGCAAAAATCAGCAAACATTTATTAAAAAATCTCAAGAGACGGAGCAGAAAATTAGAGAATTTGAGTTTAGACCCGATTTAGTTTTTCATTTATTTGCCTTGTATTGTCCATTTTGGGATAAATTCGACATTCCTTACGCGATGTACCTGGATTATACTATGGCTCTGGCTGCGAAAAATTGGTCGGCTTGGGCTCCTTTCAGTAACGCTAAAGAACTTGATTTTTGGCTAGACTGCGAACGTCTGGCTTACGCACGCGCTTATCATATTTTGACGATGAGTAATGTCGTAAAAACTTCTTTAATCGAAGACTACAGCATAGAACCTCAAAAAATAACAGTTGTAGGTGCTTCTGCCAATTTTCCAGAACCTTATAAAGGGGAGAAAAGCTTTGGCAGTAAGCGAATTTTGTTTAACGGTTCTGATTTTGAAAGAAAAGGAGGAGATTTACTATTGGCCGCCTTTAAAAAGGTGAAACAGGCACTTCCCGATGCTAAGTTGACGATCGTCGGTAAAAAAATGTCAATCGATCGGGATGGTATTGAAAATCCCGGTCATGTTTCATCTCGTTCGGATATGCGCGATTTGTTTCTGAACACAGATTTAGTCGTTTCACCGGCCTATTGCGATCCTTTCCCAGTCTTTTTATTGGAGGCGATGAATTATGGAGTTCCTTGTATTGTCTCTGCCCAGGATGGAATGCCAGAAATTGTCGATAACGAAGTGAACGGTGTGGTTATTCCTCAGCCTACACCTGAAGTTTTAGCTGAACGCATCATGGCGTTACTCTCCGATAATTATATGTTGGTATCGATGTCGGAAAAAGCACGCGACAAGATGAAAAATTGCATGAATTGGAATCATATAGCTAACAAGATATTACAGGTTTTGAAAAATTGTGAAGCGAGTCAGTAA
- a CDS encoding glycosyltransferase — translation MDKLAIFHPTLTGGGAEKVIVNLIGGFVDRGVNVDLVLVRAEGPFLALIPPEVRVVNLGYKRLLLSMPAFVRYLHQSQPTTLLTAFEDTNLIALWSRKLAGVSTRIVVSVHNTLSWESQITTQGIKRRIGPYLARWFYPQADAVVAVSQGVAEDLVNLGFRSDNLKAIYNPVVTPELFQKITEFPQHPWFAPDSPPVILGVGRLEKQKDFPTLIRAFAKVHSQRPARLIILGEGIDRPYLEALVRELGVAENVALPGFVANPYAYMARSAVFVLSSLFEGLPTVLIEAMAAGTSPVSTDCKSGPAEILENGRYGKLVPVGDTEAMAEAIISTLDRPVDAKLLQQKAAEFSLEKAVAQYLEVLQVESHSGNRKYGN, via the coding sequence GTGGACAAACTGGCAATTTTTCACCCCACTCTCACGGGTGGTGGAGCCGAGAAAGTAATCGTTAACTTGATTGGGGGTTTTGTCGATCGCGGTGTAAATGTAGACTTAGTTTTAGTTAGGGCAGAAGGGCCTTTCCTTGCTCTCATACCGCCAGAGGTGCGAGTCGTCAATTTGGGGTACAAACGACTGCTACTGAGTATGCCTGCCTTTGTACGTTATCTCCACCAGTCACAACCAACAACTCTACTCACCGCTTTTGAAGATACTAATTTAATCGCTCTGTGGAGTCGCAAATTAGCTGGCGTATCTACCCGTATAGTAGTGAGCGTACATAACACTCTTTCCTGGGAATCTCAAATCACAACGCAAGGGATAAAAAGACGAATAGGGCCTTATTTAGCACGCTGGTTCTATCCCCAGGCAGATGCAGTTGTGGCGGTATCCCAAGGCGTTGCAGAAGATTTGGTGAATCTGGGTTTTAGGTCGGACAATCTGAAAGCGATCTACAATCCGGTTGTCACCCCAGAGCTTTTCCAAAAAATAACTGAATTTCCCCAACACCCTTGGTTTGCGCCCGATTCGCCGCCAGTAATTTTAGGTGTGGGACGTTTAGAGAAGCAGAAAGACTTTCCTACACTTATTCGCGCTTTTGCAAAAGTACACAGCCAGCGTCCGGCTAGGCTGATAATCTTGGGTGAGGGGATCGATCGCCCCTACTTGGAGGCTTTGGTGCGCGAGCTGGGTGTCGCGGAAAATGTCGCTTTACCTGGGTTTGTGGCGAATCCCTACGCTTATATGGCGCGATCGGCAGTATTTGTACTTTCCTCCTTATTTGAGGGACTACCCACTGTACTTATTGAGGCTATGGCGGCGGGAACTTCCCCTGTCTCTACCGACTGCAAAAGTGGCCCAGCAGAGATTTTAGAGAATGGGCGGTATGGAAAGCTAGTACCTGTAGGGGATACGGAAGCTATGGCAGAGGCAATTATCAGCACTTTAGATCGTCCCGTAGATGCAAAATTGCTACAACAAAAGGCGGCTGAGTTTTCTTTAGAAAAGGCTGTCGCACAGTATTTAGAAGTGTTGCAGGTTGAGTCGCATTCGGGAAATCGAAAGTATGGAAATTAA
- the glpK gene encoding glycerol kinase GlpK: MNNSKSYILALDLGTTGNRAIIFDKEGKIVNSAYKELTQYYPEPGWLEHDPREIWQDTCWAMQTALQKAGIAATEVAAIGLTVQRETCLLWDKTTGRPLYNAIVWQDRRTAPMCDRLKQQGHAEDIYQRTGLILDAYFSATKLAWLLEYIQREYPPIDLNHILAGTIDAWILWNLTGGQVHATDDSNASRTLLMNLTTRKWDDKLLEIFGIPPHLLPKIQPSLGLFGYTQPEILGVSIPITAILGDQQASLFAHGCDRPGLLKCTYGTGCFLVAHTGDKIARSHNQLLSTIAWTQTNKAGYAIEGSIFTTGACIQWLRDGIKLITAASDTEMMAQRVTDHNGVYFVPALSGLGAPHWDMTARGAFFGITAGVQREHMVRAVLEAIAFQVKEVVEAINQDSDTNINMLKVDGGACQNNFLMQLQADVLGIPVERPVILDASAQGAAFAAGLAIGFWPDYTTLTASREVDRIFHPDEGATQAQANYKKWQKAVERAKHWTE, translated from the coding sequence ATGAACAATTCAAAATCCTACATTCTCGCCCTCGATCTCGGCACCACCGGAAATAGAGCGATTATCTTTGATAAAGAAGGTAAAATTGTCAATTCGGCATATAAAGAATTGACTCAATATTATCCGGAACCGGGTTGGCTAGAACACGACCCCAGAGAAATTTGGCAAGATACCTGTTGGGCGATGCAAACTGCTTTGCAGAAGGCGGGAATAGCTGCAACAGAAGTAGCGGCCATAGGACTAACGGTACAGCGAGAAACTTGTTTGTTGTGGGATAAAACGACAGGGCGACCGTTGTATAATGCCATAGTTTGGCAAGATAGACGGACTGCACCGATGTGCGATCGTCTCAAGCAGCAAGGTCATGCTGAAGATATCTATCAGCGCACAGGATTAATTTTAGATGCTTACTTTTCTGCCACTAAGTTAGCTTGGTTACTTGAATATATTCAACGGGAATATCCACCCATCGATTTGAATCATATTTTAGCAGGCACGATTGATGCTTGGATATTGTGGAATCTCACAGGCGGACAAGTTCACGCCACCGATGATAGCAATGCCAGCCGCACTTTGTTGATGAATTTGACAACGAGAAAGTGGGATGATAAACTATTAGAAATATTTGGAATTCCCCCTCATTTGTTGCCGAAAATTCAGCCGAGTTTGGGATTATTCGGTTACACTCAACCGGAAATATTAGGAGTTTCGATTCCGATAACTGCTATTTTGGGAGATCAACAGGCGTCGTTGTTCGCTCACGGATGCGATCGGCCCGGTTTATTGAAATGCACATACGGCACAGGTTGCTTTCTAGTTGCCCATACAGGGGATAAGATAGCGCGATCGCACAATCAACTCCTCTCCACAATAGCTTGGACACAAACAAATAAAGCCGGTTATGCCATTGAAGGAAGTATCTTCACCACAGGTGCTTGCATACAATGGTTGCGGGATGGCATTAAACTAATTACTGCCGCTAGCGATACAGAAATGATGGCGCAACGGGTAACCGATCACAACGGCGTTTACTTTGTACCAGCTTTAAGCGGATTGGGTGCGCCCCACTGGGATATGACTGCGAGGGGAGCATTTTTCGGCATTACCGCCGGAGTGCAGCGAGAACATATGGTGAGGGCGGTATTAGAAGCGATCGCATTTCAAGTCAAAGAAGTCGTAGAAGCAATTAACCAAGACAGCGATACCAATATAAATATGTTAAAAGTAGACGGGGGCGCTTGTCAAAATAACTTTTTAATGCAATTGCAAGCCGATGTATTAGGCATACCAGTAGAACGTCCCGTTATTCTCGATGCTTCCGCACAAGGAGCCGCCTTTGCTGCCGGTTTGGCAATTGGTTTCTGGCCAGATTATACAACACTAACCGCCAGTCGAGAAGTCGATCGAATTTTTCACCCTGATGAAGGAGCCACCCAAGCACAAGCGAACTACAAAAAGTGGCAAAAAGCAGTAGAAAGAGCCAAACACTGGACAGAGTAA
- a CDS encoding glycosyltransferase family 2 protein, translated as MKDKPLVSILINNHNYAGFLPDAIDSALQQTYPHTEVIVVDDGSTDNSREIIASYGDKIIPLLKPNGGQVSAFNAGFAASRGDIICFLDADDLYLSKKVAEVVNALGDRQDLGWCFDRLKFVDVNLKDIADNKSIPDHYAGTVREYDLREKTKQGKPGKNFPYSSTSGISARRSLLQKILPIPEKDQSTLLNETFLIFPSLFLSKGVVVYKELGFYRIHGNNANATTKDKLRPARISILHAYWIREKFPSLYKYTNCLMGAGIGVCQANGGIEAQYQPLVQSYLSSVTLPEKLEIYVRAGLNFVKSKVLDTTSRSA; from the coding sequence ATGAAGGATAAACCTTTAGTTAGCATCCTCATTAACAACCATAACTACGCAGGCTTCTTGCCAGATGCTATTGACAGCGCACTGCAACAAACTTATCCCCATACAGAAGTAATTGTGGTGGATGATGGTTCCACTGACAATTCGCGAGAAATTATCGCCAGTTACGGGGATAAAATTATTCCATTGCTAAAGCCAAATGGCGGACAAGTTTCGGCGTTCAATGCGGGTTTTGCCGCCAGTCGGGGTGATATTATCTGTTTTTTGGATGCCGACGATCTCTATTTGTCAAAAAAAGTAGCAGAAGTTGTAAATGCTTTGGGCGATCGGCAAGACTTGGGTTGGTGTTTCGATCGCCTCAAATTTGTGGATGTGAATTTGAAGGATATCGCCGACAATAAATCTATTCCCGATCACTATGCAGGTACAGTTCGGGAGTACGATTTGCGAGAAAAAACCAAACAAGGCAAACCAGGTAAAAATTTTCCCTACTCTTCTACTTCAGGGATTTCTGCAAGGCGATCGCTCCTCCAAAAAATTTTACCAATACCCGAAAAAGACCAATCAACTTTGCTCAACGAAACCTTTCTAATCTTTCCATCATTATTTCTGAGTAAAGGCGTTGTCGTGTATAAAGAATTGGGTTTTTATCGGATACACGGTAATAACGCTAACGCTACCACTAAGGACAAATTGCGACCAGCCAGAATCTCAATCCTTCACGCCTATTGGATACGGGAGAAATTCCCATCTTTGTATAAGTATACTAATTGTCTTATGGGGGCGGGTATAGGTGTTTGTCAAGCGAATGGAGGTATCGAGGCGCAATATCAGCCACTTGTCCAAAGTTATCTTTCTTCCGTGACGCTACCGGAAAAACTGGAAATTTACGTGAGGGCTGGGTTGAATTTTGTCAAAAGTAAAGTTTTGGATACAACCAGTCGATCTGCTTAG
- a CDS encoding O-antigen ligase family protein, translating to MGSRKHRFIWWTVFGIAVLLIQLTNSKSALLIILTLTALVPLYKALRSTGSILVPFLITIILIGGSVLTFLVENWEPFLFKLGKDPSLTGRTYIWEASINLISQRPWLGYGFQAFFADGGAGEKAVWDYLRIRVSQAHNGFINVAAELGLLGLMFFVLSMVSTYIRGITWVRFTKDPEDLWPLLYVTYFFMYNITESTNLEVNSLLWIFYSAAAFSARTMRPREPSLFTQYPEQESLAETT from the coding sequence TTGGGCAGTCGCAAACACCGTTTCATATGGTGGACTGTATTCGGTATTGCGGTTCTGCTGATTCAACTGACAAATTCCAAAAGCGCCTTGCTCATTATTTTAACCCTGACCGCTCTTGTCCCTCTCTACAAAGCTTTGCGATCGACCGGCTCTATACTCGTTCCTTTTTTAATTACCATCATATTAATAGGTGGCAGTGTCCTGACATTTTTGGTGGAAAATTGGGAACCTTTTCTATTTAAACTGGGCAAAGATCCCTCCCTCACAGGTCGTACATATATTTGGGAAGCTTCCATCAATCTCATCAGCCAACGTCCTTGGTTAGGCTACGGGTTTCAAGCATTCTTCGCCGACGGCGGTGCAGGAGAAAAGGCTGTTTGGGATTACCTTCGCATCAGAGTCTCCCAAGCTCACAATGGCTTTATCAATGTAGCTGCCGAACTTGGCTTGCTGGGGCTGATGTTTTTTGTACTTAGTATGGTATCAACTTACATCCGAGGAATTACTTGGGTGCGTTTCACTAAAGACCCAGAAGATTTGTGGCCCCTTTTGTACGTCACCTATTTCTTTATGTATAACATCACCGAAAGTACCAATTTAGAAGTCAACTCTCTCCTCTGGATATTTTATTCCGCAGCCGCCTTTTCTGCCAGGACTATGCGACCGCGAGAGCCGAGTTTATTTACCCAATACCCAGAACAAGAAAGTTTAGCTGAAACTACTTAA
- a CDS encoding class I SAM-dependent methyltransferase, translating to MPNTIAAITTNVRSFLWNNLPWLGNFVRSIKGNLNKFEGGTDHVPSQVVDVLERYSQLIGDRNFPVTGKVCLELGTGNSPDIAFLMLLAGASRSIMVDTEPFMKVPFQEGKEYEELVSYLRSIETDRIKFPQLTAHLNGVDLNEIARRLEYVNYDGVHLPLPDASVDIIYSKSVLEHVREPAQLFQELRRISKPEAIHLHIVDLRDHFHIKDDNTVNGNWLEFLEYDEEAWARRCVKTHGWCNRLRLPSWYPIVQESGFAILQENIVRIPLPTQSLPDTIKSVKDLDAAWWWVLLQPQGSKT from the coding sequence ATGCCAAATACAATCGCCGCCATTACAACTAACGTTCGCAGTTTTCTATGGAATAACCTGCCTTGGTTAGGTAATTTTGTCCGCTCGATCAAAGGAAATTTAAATAAATTTGAAGGAGGGACAGATCACGTTCCGTCGCAAGTAGTTGATGTGTTAGAAAGGTACAGTCAACTGATTGGCGATCGCAACTTTCCTGTGACGGGAAAAGTCTGTTTGGAGTTAGGGACGGGAAACTCGCCCGATATTGCTTTTTTGATGCTACTCGCTGGCGCGAGTCGATCGATCATGGTGGATACAGAACCTTTTATGAAGGTTCCGTTTCAGGAAGGGAAGGAATACGAGGAACTGGTAAGTTATTTGAGGAGTATAGAGACCGATCGCATCAAATTTCCACAACTTACCGCCCATCTAAACGGCGTCGATTTGAACGAAATTGCGCGTCGGTTAGAATACGTTAATTACGATGGCGTACACCTCCCATTACCCGATGCTTCCGTAGATATAATTTACAGCAAATCCGTACTGGAACACGTTCGGGAACCAGCGCAACTATTTCAAGAATTGCGACGTATTTCCAAACCGGAAGCTATCCACTTGCACATCGTCGATTTGCGCGATCACTTCCATATTAAAGATGACAACACCGTCAATGGAAATTGGCTGGAATTTTTGGAATACGACGAAGAAGCTTGGGCGCGACGATGCGTCAAAACTCATGGGTGGTGCAATCGCTTGCGCTTACCATCTTGGTATCCGATCGTTCAAGAATCGGGTTTTGCAATTCTCCAAGAAAATATTGTACGTATCCCCCTGCCAACTCAATCATTGCCCGATACAATTAAATCTGTGAAAGATTTGGACGCCGCTTGGTGGTGGGTACTTTTACAGCCTCAAGGGAGTAAAACATGA
- a CDS encoding methyltransferase domain-containing protein gives MPATTQIELTENTQKMLRCPVCKSKLELATEKLKCTNYQCQTVFPVIDGVPVLINESASIFNLKDFINYESTTFNIKPKTKIQRLLMNLVPAISANLRTKENYEMFALQVQKLSPTPKVLVLGGGILGQGMEALLSVPSIEIVGSDVSFGPTAQLICDAHDIPFADACFDAVIAQAVLEHVVDPQRCVEEIYRVLKDNGVVYAETPFMQQVHMGRYDFTRFTYLGHRRLFRKFEEVSSGVVCGPGMALAWAYQYFLLSFVKSTAAQALVTAFARFTSFWWKYFDYFLVDKPGTFDAASGYYFMGKKSDRILSDRELIQLYKGIRGGISPDY, from the coding sequence ATGCCTGCAACTACCCAGATCGAACTAACCGAAAACACACAAAAAATGCTCCGCTGTCCGGTTTGTAAGTCAAAACTGGAATTGGCAACCGAAAAATTAAAATGCACCAATTACCAGTGCCAAACCGTGTTTCCAGTAATAGATGGCGTACCTGTTTTAATAAATGAATCAGCCAGTATTTTTAACCTCAAAGATTTTATTAATTACGAAAGTACCACTTTCAACATCAAACCGAAAACAAAAATTCAACGGTTATTGATGAATTTAGTGCCAGCAATTTCGGCCAATCTGAGGACGAAAGAGAATTATGAAATGTTTGCCCTTCAAGTTCAAAAACTAAGCCCAACCCCTAAAGTTCTCGTCCTGGGTGGTGGCATATTGGGGCAAGGAATGGAAGCTCTCTTATCAGTTCCATCAATAGAAATTGTCGGCAGCGATGTTTCTTTCGGGCCAACAGCCCAATTAATCTGCGATGCTCACGATATTCCCTTTGCCGATGCTTGCTTTGATGCCGTAATTGCCCAAGCTGTACTGGAGCACGTTGTCGATCCCCAACGATGCGTAGAAGAAATTTACCGAGTTCTCAAAGATAATGGGGTAGTTTATGCAGAAACTCCGTTCATGCAGCAAGTTCACATGGGCAGATATGATTTTACTCGCTTTACCTACTTAGGACATCGCCGTTTATTTCGCAAGTTTGAAGAAGTTTCTAGTGGAGTGGTTTGCGGGCCGGGAATGGCACTAGCTTGGGCTTATCAATACTTTTTGTTGAGTTTTGTCAAATCAACAGCCGCACAAGCATTGGTGACAGCGTTCGCCCGGTTTACATCCTTTTGGTGGAAATACTTCGATTATTTCTTAGTTGACAAACCGGGCACATTCGATGCAGCATCGGGATATTACTTTATGGGTAAAAAGAGCGATCGCATCCTTTCCGACCGAGAATTGATCCAGCTTTATAAAGGCATTAGAGGTGGCATATCCCCTGATTATTAA